The Calypte anna isolate BGI_N300 chromosome 2, bCalAnn1_v1.p, whole genome shotgun sequence genome includes a window with the following:
- the SGCE gene encoding epsilon-sarcoglycan isoform X2, giving the protein MRRRWWRQHLAEEWGAMRYCAAGPWSHSGGALTTLLLTVYTILSKVHSDRNVYPSAGVLFVHVLEREYFKGEFPPYPKPGEISNDPITFNTNLMGYPDRPGWLRYIQRTPYSDGVLYGSPTVENVGKPTIIEITAYNRRTFETARHNLIINIMSAEDFPLPYQAEFFIRNMNVEEMLASEVLGDFLGAVKNVWQPERLNAINITSALDRGGRVPLPINDMKEGVYVMVGADVPFSSCLREVENPQNQLRCSQEMEPVITCDKKFRTQFHIDWCKISLVDNTKQVSTFQEVIRGEGILPDGGEYKPPSDTLKSRDYYSDFLITLAVPSAIALVLFLMLAYIMCCRREGVEKRNMQTPDIQLVHHSAIQKSTKELRDMSKNREIAWPLSTLPVFHPVTGEIVPPLHTDSYDNTSMPLMQTQQNLPHQTQIPQQQSAGKWYS; this is encoded by the exons ATGCGGCGGCGGTGGTGGCGGCAGCATCTGGCGGAGGAGTGGGGAGCGATGCGGTACTGCGCGGCGGGGCCTTGGTCACACAGCGGAGGCGCCCTCACCACCCTCCTGCTGACAG tgtaCACGATTCTGTCTAAGGTGCACTCTGATCGGAATGTTTATCCTTCTGCTGGAGTTCTTTTTGTTCATGTTTTGGAGAGAGAGTACTTTAAGGGGGAATTTCCTCCGTATCCAAAGCCTG GTGAAATAAGTAATGATCCTATAACATTTAATACCAATTTAATGGGTTACCCTGACAGACCTGGCTGGCTACGCTATATACAAAGGACACCATACAGTGATGGAGTGCTGTATGGTTCACCAACTGTAGAGAATGTGGGCAAACCAACCATCATTgag ATCACTGCTTATAACAGGCGTACCTTTGAGACAGCAAGACACAATTTGATCATTAATATCATGTCAGCAGAAG ATTTTCCTTTACCATATCAAGCGGAGTTCTTCATAAGGAATATGAATGTAGAAGAAATGTTAGCAAGTGAAGTTCTTGGTGACTTTCTTGGAGCTGTGAAAAACGTGTGGCAGCCAGAACGCTTGAATGCCATAAACATAACTTCAGCCCTCGACAGGGGAGGGAGAGTCCCCCTTCCTATTAATGACATGAAAGAGGG TGTGTATGTTATGGTTGGGGCAGATGTTCCATTCTCTTCCTGCTTGAGGGAAGTGGAAAACCCACAAAATCAGCTGAGATGCAGCCAAGAAATGGAGCCTGTAATAACCTGTGATAAAAAATTCCGTACTCAGTTCCATATTGACTGGTGTAAAATCTCTCTG GTTGACAATACAAAACAGGTTTCCACCTTTCAGGAAGTGATTCGTGGAGAAGGGATTTTACCTGATGGTGGGGAATACAAGCCACCTTCTGACACACTGAAAAGCAGAGACTATTACTCGGATTTCCTAATTACACTGGCAGTGCCCTCGGCAATAGCACTGGTGCTTTTTCTAATGCTTGCCTATATCATGTGCTGCCGACGGGAAGGAGT ggaaaagagaaacatgCAAACACCAGA CATCCAGCTGGTCCACCACAGTGCTATACAGAAATCAACCAAAGAGCTTCGTGACATGTCCAAAAACAGAGAGATAGCATGGCCTCTGTCAACACTCCCTGTGTTTCACCCGGTCACTGGTGAGATTGTACCTCCCCTACACACAGACAGCTATGATAACACCAGCATGCCGCTGATGCAAACGCAGCA GAACCTGCCACATCAGACTCAGATTCCACAGCAGCAGAGTGCAG GTAAATGGTATTcctga
- the SGCE gene encoding epsilon-sarcoglycan isoform X3: MRRRWWRQHLAEEWGAMRYCAAGPWSHSGGALTTLLLTAFLLSSADGNNGTVNWMTKQAHSYIISRKKAVEKNGEISNDPITFNTNLMGYPDRPGWLRYIQRTPYSDGVLYGSPTVENVGKPTIIEITAYNRRTFETARHNLIINIMSAEDFPLPYQAEFFIRNMNVEEMLASEVLGDFLGAVKNVWQPERLNAINITSALDRGGRVPLPINDMKEGVYVMVGADVPFSSCLREVENPQNQLRCSQEMEPVITCDKKFRTQFHIDWCKISLVDNTKQVSTFQEVIRGEGILPDGGEYKPPSDTLKSRDYYSDFLITLAVPSAIALVLFLMLAYIMCCRREGVEKRNMQTPDIQLVHHSAIQKSTKELRDMSKNREIAWPLSTLPVFHPVTGEIVPPLHTDSYDNTSMPLMQTQQNLPHQTQIPQQQSAGKWYS; the protein is encoded by the exons ATGCGGCGGCGGTGGTGGCGGCAGCATCTGGCGGAGGAGTGGGGAGCGATGCGGTACTGCGCGGCGGGGCCTTGGTCACACAGCGGAGGCGCCCTCACCACCCTCCTGCTGACAG cttttttgttaAGCTCTGCTGATGGCAATAATGGAACGGTTAACTGGATGACTAAGCAAGCCCACAGTTATATTATCAGCAGAAAAAAGGCTGTTGAGAAGAATG GTGAAATAAGTAATGATCCTATAACATTTAATACCAATTTAATGGGTTACCCTGACAGACCTGGCTGGCTACGCTATATACAAAGGACACCATACAGTGATGGAGTGCTGTATGGTTCACCAACTGTAGAGAATGTGGGCAAACCAACCATCATTgag ATCACTGCTTATAACAGGCGTACCTTTGAGACAGCAAGACACAATTTGATCATTAATATCATGTCAGCAGAAG ATTTTCCTTTACCATATCAAGCGGAGTTCTTCATAAGGAATATGAATGTAGAAGAAATGTTAGCAAGTGAAGTTCTTGGTGACTTTCTTGGAGCTGTGAAAAACGTGTGGCAGCCAGAACGCTTGAATGCCATAAACATAACTTCAGCCCTCGACAGGGGAGGGAGAGTCCCCCTTCCTATTAATGACATGAAAGAGGG TGTGTATGTTATGGTTGGGGCAGATGTTCCATTCTCTTCCTGCTTGAGGGAAGTGGAAAACCCACAAAATCAGCTGAGATGCAGCCAAGAAATGGAGCCTGTAATAACCTGTGATAAAAAATTCCGTACTCAGTTCCATATTGACTGGTGTAAAATCTCTCTG GTTGACAATACAAAACAGGTTTCCACCTTTCAGGAAGTGATTCGTGGAGAAGGGATTTTACCTGATGGTGGGGAATACAAGCCACCTTCTGACACACTGAAAAGCAGAGACTATTACTCGGATTTCCTAATTACACTGGCAGTGCCCTCGGCAATAGCACTGGTGCTTTTTCTAATGCTTGCCTATATCATGTGCTGCCGACGGGAAGGAGT ggaaaagagaaacatgCAAACACCAGA CATCCAGCTGGTCCACCACAGTGCTATACAGAAATCAACCAAAGAGCTTCGTGACATGTCCAAAAACAGAGAGATAGCATGGCCTCTGTCAACACTCCCTGTGTTTCACCCGGTCACTGGTGAGATTGTACCTCCCCTACACACAGACAGCTATGATAACACCAGCATGCCGCTGATGCAAACGCAGCA GAACCTGCCACATCAGACTCAGATTCCACAGCAGCAGAGTGCAG GTAAATGGTATTcctga
- the SGCE gene encoding epsilon-sarcoglycan isoform X4 produces MRRRWWRQHLAEEWGAMRYCAAGPWSHSGGALTTLLLTVYTILSKVHSDRNVYPSAGVLFVHVLEREYFKGEFPPYPKPGEISNDPITFNTNLMGYPDRPGWLRYIQRTPYSDGVLYGSPTVENVGKPTIIEITAYNRRTFETARHNLIINIMSAEDFPLPYQAEFFIRNMNVEEMLASEVLGDFLGAVKNVWQPERLNAINITSALDRGGRVPLPINDMKEGVYVMVGADVPFSSCLREVENPQNQLRCSQEMEPVITCDKKFRTQFHIDWCKISLVDNTKQVSTFQEVIRGEGILPDGGEYKPPSDTLKSRDYYSDFLITLAVPSAIALVLFLMLAYIMCCRREGVEKRNMQTPDIQLVHHSAIQKSTKELRDMSKNREIAWPLSTLPVFHPVTGEIVPPLHTDSYDNTSMPLMQTQQ; encoded by the exons ATGCGGCGGCGGTGGTGGCGGCAGCATCTGGCGGAGGAGTGGGGAGCGATGCGGTACTGCGCGGCGGGGCCTTGGTCACACAGCGGAGGCGCCCTCACCACCCTCCTGCTGACAG tgtaCACGATTCTGTCTAAGGTGCACTCTGATCGGAATGTTTATCCTTCTGCTGGAGTTCTTTTTGTTCATGTTTTGGAGAGAGAGTACTTTAAGGGGGAATTTCCTCCGTATCCAAAGCCTG GTGAAATAAGTAATGATCCTATAACATTTAATACCAATTTAATGGGTTACCCTGACAGACCTGGCTGGCTACGCTATATACAAAGGACACCATACAGTGATGGAGTGCTGTATGGTTCACCAACTGTAGAGAATGTGGGCAAACCAACCATCATTgag ATCACTGCTTATAACAGGCGTACCTTTGAGACAGCAAGACACAATTTGATCATTAATATCATGTCAGCAGAAG ATTTTCCTTTACCATATCAAGCGGAGTTCTTCATAAGGAATATGAATGTAGAAGAAATGTTAGCAAGTGAAGTTCTTGGTGACTTTCTTGGAGCTGTGAAAAACGTGTGGCAGCCAGAACGCTTGAATGCCATAAACATAACTTCAGCCCTCGACAGGGGAGGGAGAGTCCCCCTTCCTATTAATGACATGAAAGAGGG TGTGTATGTTATGGTTGGGGCAGATGTTCCATTCTCTTCCTGCTTGAGGGAAGTGGAAAACCCACAAAATCAGCTGAGATGCAGCCAAGAAATGGAGCCTGTAATAACCTGTGATAAAAAATTCCGTACTCAGTTCCATATTGACTGGTGTAAAATCTCTCTG GTTGACAATACAAAACAGGTTTCCACCTTTCAGGAAGTGATTCGTGGAGAAGGGATTTTACCTGATGGTGGGGAATACAAGCCACCTTCTGACACACTGAAAAGCAGAGACTATTACTCGGATTTCCTAATTACACTGGCAGTGCCCTCGGCAATAGCACTGGTGCTTTTTCTAATGCTTGCCTATATCATGTGCTGCCGACGGGAAGGAGT ggaaaagagaaacatgCAAACACCAGA CATCCAGCTGGTCCACCACAGTGCTATACAGAAATCAACCAAAGAGCTTCGTGACATGTCCAAAAACAGAGAGATAGCATGGCCTCTGTCAACACTCCCTGTGTTTCACCCGGTCACTGGTGAGATTGTACCTCCCCTACACACAGACAGCTATGATAACACCAGCATGCCGCTGATGCAAACGCAGCA GTAA
- the SGCE gene encoding epsilon-sarcoglycan isoform X1, translating to MRRRWWRQHLAEEWGAMRYCAAGPWSHSGGALTTLLLTVYTILSKVHSDRNVYPSAGVLFVHVLEREYFKGEFPPYPKPGEISNDPITFNTNLMGYPDRPGWLRYIQRTPYSDGVLYGSPTVENVGKPTIIEITAYNRRTFETARHNLIINIMSAEDFPLPYQAEFFIRNMNVEEMLASEVLGDFLGAVKNVWQPERLNAINITSALDRGGRVPLPINDMKEGVYVMVGADVPFSSCLREVENPQNQLRCSQEMEPVITCDKKFRTQFHIDWCKISLVDNTKQVSTFQEVIRGEGILPDGGEYKPPSDTLKSRDYYSDFLITLAVPSAIALVLFLMLAYIMCCRREGVEKRNMQTPDIQLVHHSAIQKSTKELRDMSKNREIAWPLSTLPVFHPVTGEIVPPLHTDSYDNTSMPLMQTQQNLPHQTQIPQQQSAGEFRMTTFQRFEASI from the exons ATGCGGCGGCGGTGGTGGCGGCAGCATCTGGCGGAGGAGTGGGGAGCGATGCGGTACTGCGCGGCGGGGCCTTGGTCACACAGCGGAGGCGCCCTCACCACCCTCCTGCTGACAG tgtaCACGATTCTGTCTAAGGTGCACTCTGATCGGAATGTTTATCCTTCTGCTGGAGTTCTTTTTGTTCATGTTTTGGAGAGAGAGTACTTTAAGGGGGAATTTCCTCCGTATCCAAAGCCTG GTGAAATAAGTAATGATCCTATAACATTTAATACCAATTTAATGGGTTACCCTGACAGACCTGGCTGGCTACGCTATATACAAAGGACACCATACAGTGATGGAGTGCTGTATGGTTCACCAACTGTAGAGAATGTGGGCAAACCAACCATCATTgag ATCACTGCTTATAACAGGCGTACCTTTGAGACAGCAAGACACAATTTGATCATTAATATCATGTCAGCAGAAG ATTTTCCTTTACCATATCAAGCGGAGTTCTTCATAAGGAATATGAATGTAGAAGAAATGTTAGCAAGTGAAGTTCTTGGTGACTTTCTTGGAGCTGTGAAAAACGTGTGGCAGCCAGAACGCTTGAATGCCATAAACATAACTTCAGCCCTCGACAGGGGAGGGAGAGTCCCCCTTCCTATTAATGACATGAAAGAGGG TGTGTATGTTATGGTTGGGGCAGATGTTCCATTCTCTTCCTGCTTGAGGGAAGTGGAAAACCCACAAAATCAGCTGAGATGCAGCCAAGAAATGGAGCCTGTAATAACCTGTGATAAAAAATTCCGTACTCAGTTCCATATTGACTGGTGTAAAATCTCTCTG GTTGACAATACAAAACAGGTTTCCACCTTTCAGGAAGTGATTCGTGGAGAAGGGATTTTACCTGATGGTGGGGAATACAAGCCACCTTCTGACACACTGAAAAGCAGAGACTATTACTCGGATTTCCTAATTACACTGGCAGTGCCCTCGGCAATAGCACTGGTGCTTTTTCTAATGCTTGCCTATATCATGTGCTGCCGACGGGAAGGAGT ggaaaagagaaacatgCAAACACCAGA CATCCAGCTGGTCCACCACAGTGCTATACAGAAATCAACCAAAGAGCTTCGTGACATGTCCAAAAACAGAGAGATAGCATGGCCTCTGTCAACACTCCCTGTGTTTCACCCGGTCACTGGTGAGATTGTACCTCCCCTACACACAGACAGCTATGATAACACCAGCATGCCGCTGATGCAAACGCAGCA GAACCTGCCACATCAGACTCAGATTCCACAGCAGCAGAGTGCAG GAGAATTTCGTATGACAACATTTCAAAGATTTGAGGCAAGTATATAA